From the Gossypium hirsutum isolate 1008001.06 chromosome A02, Gossypium_hirsutum_v2.1, whole genome shotgun sequence genome, the window atgatgatgatgaggtcGGCGTACGTTTGTCGTCCGATGAATCAATCTCATTCGAGCTTTGAATCGACTGTTCTTCCTCTGATACCCGCCAAATCTTCACCGACTTATCTAGGCTACCACTGTAAAGAATCCACTCATTTTCAGTCGATTCTTGATCCTTTTCGATCGCCAAACACTTAATTGGACCCTTGTGACCTTTCAACGTCGACAACCAACGATGCTCGTTCCCCGCCGTTCTTTTCCATATCGATATCGATTTATCTGCCGATCCGCTAATCACGAGATTCCCCGCCGTTACCAAACAAAGAACGGCCAATTTATGTCCTCTAAAAGCACCACCATGAGAAAAATGATTCTCACATTCCCAGTAATTAACCAACCCATCGGAAGAACCACAATAAACAAACTTAGAATCAGGGCTTACAGCCAATGCTGTAGTAGCACAATCCTGTTTCAACAATGTTTGAGACAATAAATGCCTTGTCCCTTTCCCTTCCAATTCTCGTCGCCAAACCTTCACCGTCCCATCCGCCGAACCGGTAAACACCAAACCATCACACCCGACAACGATCGAGTTCACCGCATCGTCATGTGCTTGAACCGATTCCAAACATTTCCAATCCGAAACACGCCACACTTTAAACGTTTTATCCCAAGAAGCAGAGTACAACAATGTTTTATCTTCGTTAAAACTCAAACACGACACTGCATCCGTATGTCTTAACCAAACATCACGACGACAAGGCTCCGTTTCGAAGTACCGTCTCGGTTGAATCGCGGCTTTTATATAATCTCTAATCTTCGGTAACGACCCAACTCGTTTATGTACTCCATTATTATCCATCTTACTCGAAACTTTCCAGACTCGAATTTTTCCGTCTCTATGACCCGTAAATATCTTATTTCCGACGACGACAATCGCTTTAACCAATCCACCACGTGATTTAAACCATGAAAATTCCTTTTGTTTCATCCAAACACGTATGTTTTTACTATCAGAACCTGTATATAACAAGTCCCCTATAACAGCCAATGAATAAACATGTCCTTCTTCACGTACTAATGACCCAATCATCTCCTTAGAACAGATCGATTCATCATCTATCGACGAATCGTAGACCACCAAAGCCGTCATTGACCACGGCGAATTCACATACGAAGATGGCGTTGAATTACCCGAAGAACTCCCTAATGAAGAACAATCATTACAATTCGTTAAACGCGAACCACCACCATTATCATCACACGACGTCGTTGGTGAACTACCCTTTGAATCTTTAACCTCCTCTATGCCGGCGATGGAACATTTTATTTTCGCCAGTTTCCGGCTGACGACGGAGCCTGTTTCTTCAAATAAAACGTTGAAAGCACCCCTTTTTTTAACCCTAATGGATTCCATGCAAAACAAGGAGGTAACGAAACCAAGGTAGATGATCCAACGAAAgggtagaccataaaataaagTTACACCTAAATGAAGGAGAATAAAAAACGAGGGGAGGCAGTGGAAACGCAGCATTTGCAATGCCTTCCcccccttttctttttccccaGAAGAGAAAATGATCGAACAACAAAGAATTTTGTGCCATTTTGTTCTTGTTCTTTAGAAGGTAGCTTGGATTATTGATTGTTGCTGTTTTGGGATTGTTTTTATCTTTATCCAATTGGGTTATGACACGTAAGATAGACTTGTCTTTTTCTTAAAACTATTTTTGGCCATCTTATTCAACGGCTTGTAAAAAGGAAATTTTATTTATGATCATATTTGGTTTTGGTCCctttattatgcttaaatttgaaatttatcctctatattttaattcaacataatttcatctttctatttttataatttcattaaacaaTCTAAACAGATAGCACCATCAACTATTACAATGAAAATGCTTACATTAAATCGAGTTTCTATTAGAGAATTTCACATCAAGATATAAACAGAGTATTAACGGTGCTAATTATTTAGACTAaccaataatattataaaattagaaagaccaaattatgtcaattttaaagtATATAAACTAATTCACAAATTCAAATATGGTAGACGACCCAAATTATGACATTTTACTAtgctaaaattttagaatttaatcatTGTACTTCAACTCAAAATAATTCGATCtcttcaaatatttaacaatattaactatttcaaCTAGCTAATGGTATTATAAGAATAAAGTGACCAAATTAAACaatatggaccaaattgaaattttgagtaaaGTAAAGGGACAAAAACCATAATTTAATCTTTAGTTTTTTGTTTCCTTTAGGTTTAAGATTGTGGCTAAGAATGTTTGTAGGGAACAAGTTTTTTAGGGTTGTTTTTGGTTGCATGTAGTGAAGTTAGGattatatcaaatattttttaagtcaAAAATAACTCCCGAAATTTAAGGTGAAtgtttattttcataataataaaaaaaaggataatttagaCAATGGATtaatttggttgttttttttaatacataATTAGTTGTTGATAACATACCTAACATAGATTTGGTTCTGTTTTTTTTATTGgataatttcatattcaaataggACCAAATCCAGGTTTAGTAACTTATACAAATGGTTAAACTTGATTTGAAATCTattacataaataatttttaaaatatttctccAATATTTTAACAATCGGAGTGATAATGAACATGTATTTTAGTACTATTAAACACGCGTACAACCTCcaagtttgtaatttttaattgttttttttataatcatcaaaataatattaattataattaaaaaaaaaaggatccCTGCTATATGCCACATCAATTACTGCGACCAATTACATTTGACCACTTATTTACCAATGCTCTAATCACAGAACAACATGTAATTCCATGAGATCAAAGAAGATCCCAAAATATATAAACCGAGAACTTAATGAGAGGGGCGAGTAACCAAATACCTAATCTTCCTACATAACAAAAGTGAGTTTGGAGAAAAATACGTTTACCtacgattagtgtaaaaatagcggtgatcgtgagattagatactgtaacaaTACTATAGCGTgaaacaaaaagtaaactaaacataCTACACCGCACCCAACCGCCCATCTAAACCCACCCTAAGCCTCCACTATTCCTACACCTTTCTACTACCCATCTCCAACCACAACTCTCCGCTTAACAGGGTGAACCGTCTGGAGACACAGCCACCTCATCTTTGTATcaacatatacatgtatatatattcataagataTAACTTCTgcattaagaaaagttagtatTTAGTATATGAAGTAATTTCCATCTCATTAAAGGATAAAATGATACCAAAAAGAAAAGTATTTTTCCTATCTAAATAGCTTGAGTATGCGATATTAAATTTGCTCAAATAATAAAACATGATCAAAACCACAAAGGGCACAAATTGTTGGAATCCCCTATGAGCAAATTAACAACCCAGAGGAGGCTTACAAATAAGAGGCAGCTCATTTTTCAGCTTCATTTCGTTCAGAACCCGCAATAGGAATAGGCTGCATTGAACCCTCTTTTAGAAATATTGACGCAATGTCCGGTTCAGAACGACACTAGCAAACTTCATTACAGTCTTTTACAACTTTCACGTAACCCAGAAGTCGAAATGGCACAACTAAGGCGGAGTACTTGGTTAGAGTTCTTTAAAACCAAAGATGATCTTGGAACCTGcattttccttttcttcaagAACTCCAAGGAGCTTTGTAAGCATTGAGGAGGTGGCATGTCGTTCAAAATAACGGGTTCAACCCTGCATGTAACAAAGGAAAAAGCTTAATTTCAATTCGAAATGCTTCTTTTGTTATCTCAAAGAGAAAAAGACCGCTTTTTTACGATAACGAGAAGAGTAACCCCTCACCctgagtttttcttctttttctttctcggAATTGGATTTACCTCAGCCTTCTCATCCTCGGAGTCGGATAAGAAAACTTGTCTGCAAAAAAGAACATGTCATCTTAACTTTAAACTACGCACACAAATTGTATAGATGAGTAGATAGATATGTCATACTTTTCACGAGATGCAAGCATTTCAACGATGTTGGTAGGAAGCATCCCCTTCTTAGCCTGAGATTCCTCATCAGTTTCTACATCTTCTTGGACCTTTTCAACCTTTGTAGATTGACGGGGTGTTTTCCTCTGAGCCCAAAGCCTTCGACGTTCTTTTCCCTCACGACGAACcctataaagaaaaaaaacagatTAAGCTCCATTAAAAGTAAAACTTAATGCAATCAAAAGGTCAACAAGACAATTATGAAGCAGAACAGCATAAGCATTCAATATGATCCAAAATTTTCTTCTCGAATCCGTAAAGTTAATCACTACCAATTCTTTCTCACTGTATTCGAAAATACCAGTCACCGTCTTTCTCACAAATCGCAGCAAAGCAAACAACTACTGCATTTTCGAGACAATCCCATGAACCGAAGGGAGCTAGATAAAAATCATAAACCACAGGTAACTCAAAACCAGCATGGCGGCATATCTAAACTCTAAAATCCCATACTTCATATTTAAAAGAATGAACTTTAGCATCACAACATTAAATCAAGCTCGATACTAACCCCTGAATATAGTAATACTTAACCACTAATCACAGCAAGCGCACAACTACTGCACTTTCAAAACAACCCCATGAACCATGGGGAGCTCAATAAAAACACAGACGGCATATCTAATCTCTAAACTCAAAATTCccatacttcaaatatatatatatacatgtttccGGTCAAGGATGAACTTTAGCATCACCGCATTACCACAAAACCGGCCAATTAATCAACCTTTTCTTGCTCTGATGTTAAgttcaataaaattaaatcaataaaacTCTTACATTTAACCAAGTATTCATTTAAACCTGGTAGTAACATATCAATGTCTTAAGCAGCTAAAACATACCCAAAGCTACAAATTCTTCTCCAATTTGATTTAAGCCAATCAAATAAGCAAATTGAttttacacaaaataaacacaaaaaaaattaccTAAACAATTTTCtccaataataacaatatatattaaaaagaatagtaaataataaattaactaCCTGGCCTTGTTTTCTTTCTGGATTTTTCTTATGTTCTCATCTTGCTTTATTCCCTGCAAtccaaacaattttttaaaaaagagaaattttgaaactctcttcttcttttttccctgtaaattttcaattacaaaaagtatatatatgatttttttttcaaatacctGCTGATTTGAAAACTCTTCGGGTGCATCAGAATCGTAATCTTCTTCTCTTTCCGACATGTTTAGCTGCGTCGTCGACTGTTTCCGGTTCAAGGTGTTTTTAAGACTGCTACTGTCTCTGCTTCTCTAgggtttaaatttttaagttaacGCCATTGAAACCAGAACttgagaaaatataaaataaattcaccAAAAAGTGACCCAAAAATGTAATGGCCCAAAACTTTAATATGATTGGATTGTGAGGCAATGGGCTACTTTCGATGTTGTTTGTTTTTTATATTCTGTTGAGCCCAGAAATTTTATAATGGGGATGATTATTTgcattataaaatttttcaagGGTTGAAATATAATTTACTATTTTCTTAGCTAACAATAACTACTATTTTTTAGTGTTTGAAAGAACAGATAATATAATTATTCGACTTTGAATTTGGCATTGACTTTGATACCTATATTTTTTCGGCTTATTTTAAcacttaaacttgacaattaagtttattttgacTTTCGAACttgaaaatataaaagtttaataataTAGAACTTTGAAATTGTACCACAATTTTTAACTTTCAAGTAATGATATGGCACAATATTATAATGTCACATTCAATGTATTAGTAATCAGATCGGTAATTGAATAGGTCAAACCATTGATTATTGATTCAATCAGTTGggataattaaacaaataattgaaaattcataaaagctaaaaaaaaataaaatggttaaTCTGTAGTTTACCCTTTGAATTTGTCCAAAAGCACCTAATTGGTACATGAGCTTGTATTCTGTCATACACATTGCCCTAATTTATTAATTGTGTTAATTTTTTAAGGGTTAACATGTAGTTTGTGCCTTAAACTTGTCCAGAAGTACCTAATCGGTACATGAACTTGTCTAAAAAATTagactttttaaaattaatttatatttttcaaaagatttttaatttttttaattagtgtACATCATGTGTCACTATAGTATTGGCCATCAATGCCACACCAACACAAATTAATGGTGTTAGTGCAAAGGTACGAATTTTGGTGGAAatacaagttcaagtaccaacaaggtacaaaaaaaagtttaagtaccaactAAGTTTTTTTGGGATAAGTTCAGGggacaaattatatattaacccaaaataaaaaataaaccatTACAATATGTTTCACTGTCTATttttgttatgatttttttttaccaattttaaatagattttgagTCAATCGATTCAAGCACTTTGTTCAGACCGTTATATCAATTAGTTCTCCATTCGTTTGATCTAATCTTATTCCAATAATACTAGTCACATCATCAAATGTTGACATAATCCAAGTTCATGGGCCAAATTGAAACTAATCACCAcgtttaaatatcaaaatgaaaaaaatacaagtacCAAAGTAAACTTAATTGCTAAGTTTAGAAATCAGAATTTATATTGTACATTGAAAGAACAAGGGAGACCAAAGCTCTTGTCTACCTATTTTCGAAATACTCAagtattatttaaattatctgttaAACGATTGCCCCTAGAGTTACATAcggaaaatatatgaaataaaacaaataaacaaaagttCGAAACTCATGCAACAAATGGCCAAATAAACATGAGTCGTGAAACGGATTAggatattaattgaaaaaaatacattaaaatgatTAGTTTATAAATTAGTGCGGATTAGTTGAATTGagttgttaaattaatttttttataattcttttgataatttattaagtaaattaattttaatttaaataataaatcaacTACTTAACTGATTTAATCACTAATCCAATTTTAAAAACGTTGATCGAAATTGAAAGAGGGAGAGAGTAATATGGCATTGTAAGGGTAAGGTTTGTTTATGGTTTATCACATTTTGATAATGATTGGAGGAGGTGCATTCGGATGATAAGGTAATGAATTTATGCTCAATAAAGTTTGATTATTCCACGTAGACCATGACGTGTCAAGTAAAAGACATCTTAATGAATGAGATTGAAACATATGTCTTGAACTTTTTCTCTTGTTTATTGTTCTCTTCTGCAAAATAAGATGCcacgaaatttaatatttttttctgattttaaaatttatgtttattttattaaatttattgatataatattttaaaataaaaaaaatattctaattaaatatatatattttaacaaatttaaattttaaaatctaaaaattagaaaaattaaattttaaatttacaaaaaaatataaggattaatgatatattttaattatttttcctcCAAGCACTTAAAATTTGAAATCATCACCAATGAAAAACCTTGTTCAGAAGGATTCAAAGATTAATGCGTTCTAGAGGATAATGGGAGGTCAAATACGTACACAAGGATTACAATTTAATTGCAAATCAACTAGCAAAAATTAACCACTTAGCAGGCAAGCATACAAATCTTTGAAGTACCTCTTGATACTATATTTATGACTCTTCAACAAGACAAAGTATTTAATGTTTCTCAATagtcaatttaatataattctattttatttttcagcaAAAAAAACTACTTTATCTCAAATTATAAAACAAACAGAGACATGTAAGATTATAAAACAAACAACAAtccatttcacaaattttatttGGACATGGAAAAATGAGAAGAATCAATCTCACACATCACTTTCTAATTGCTCCATGTTTTGAAaaatcactctttttttttttagcacAAATCAAGTTGTAAAAGGCATAGAATTACAACTGGCCATGTGCAATTCCTTGACTTACTTAAATCCAAGCTAATTTCAAGTCCCCACCCCTTTTCCTACCTTTTTTATGTTTCTTCCACACCCTTCCAAATGTTATTATTTTCCACAAATTAGACGTTGGCTTTGACTATGTCAATAAAACCCAAACCATTTGTACATCCTTTCTACACCCCAACTTGCACGTTATGAATACAGGGGATAACGTAATTTTTTTTCTCCTCTATTCGGTAATTAGCTCTATTTTAGCTCtattttagtatttaaacttAGATTTTGTCAATATTTGATGATATAACCAGTGTTATTAAAACATTATTGAATCAGATGGATCAAGAACTGATCAATATAACGGTCCAAATAAAGAGTTGAATCGATTGACTCGAAAATTACTTGAAATTggtaaaaattgaaatttgagcttttttaaattattttttagatttttatgttttttaattattgttggtctaATGGTCGAACCAATCAAATTAGTTGAATAGAAAACTAGTGGCCTAACTTGTTCAATCACTACTTTGATTATTAAAACACTAAATGTGACACTTTGAGATTGTATTACATCATCACttaaaattatgtatattttaatttttaagtgatgATGTGGCACAATCTCAAAGTGCAATGTCATCTCActtttataattttcaagtttagggatgaaaaaaatataagtgTTAAAGTGAACCTAATTATCAAATTCAGGGGCCACAAATTATATTATCCCTAACAATAATTACAAATAAGAATACTAGAGGATTATCTAAAATTGAATTcgtaaatttgtttaaaattttaaatctatttattatttataaattatccatgtttatgtttatatgtaaatctaaattcaaattaaatattattattattgatcgAATATtcgaaatttaaaaagaaattatttcaaaattttccaataaTTTTTCGAATATCCAAATATGCAAAATCTGAATTAAAATATGTCAAGATTctttatatatgtaaataaaattataagacagattaaatattcaaattcacAATCCAAGTTGCCATCGCTAATTATAAACAACACATATACGAATTAAGTATAATTAGAATAAAGTATTACAAAGCATAATTAGATTCATAATCAAAGTATATCTCGAGTCAAaccaaaataattttagaaaaaagtatataaattatatattgtgAGACTCGAATACGAGACATCAATGTCTCAAAGCTCAACCTTACCAACTCTGTCTAAGCTCCATTGTAGGATCGTTACAATGTCATTTTTACTTACATTGTTACCAAGTGGATgctttttaaggttaaaatatgtcacatGTCATTGTACTATTCGCAAATctaattttagtccctatacttattACTTTCAGGAATTTAGTTtctctactttttaaattttaaaattcaggtctcattgttaacattgttaactttttttgttaaatttgttggtgcgacattttgaaataataataataaactcaatTGGTTgcaatgtaatttaaaaaatgaccTTATAATgaacatgattttaataaattattttttaataatattaacaattaaatttaaattttaaaaatctaaaaaatataacaactaaattcctaaaaataaaatatatggaataaatatgaaatttagtaATGTGAAATTATTGTgtgattatcttttcttttctttttatacaaTGAAGTCAACCACGTGTTGCGACCATGATTAAATCCTATGGTTAGGTCGTGCTGTTTACTCAATTACACTTTATCTACTTAACAATTAGTGAAGTTAGAAAAAAAACTTTGGAAGGctgaaattaattttttctagaaacttaaaaatgtaatttttttataatttttagaaagattaaattgtaattttattattttaagaagtaaaaatgtaattctatcatgtattaatttttatttttttaaattctagaagggttaaaacacatttttattttattttaagggaGCTCAAGTCACTTGCTTGTCCCTTTTAGTGTCGCTCCTCTAACTAGCTTATAATTTCCTCAAGGTTCTTCTTAATAAGATAGTCGAGTCTTAATATCTATCTCAAGAGTGGATCGTGATAGACtgtctaaatttataaaaaaatttaattatacctccaatatttatgaaaaaaattctcattaaaattttaaaatcttttaaatatttgaattaaaatcCAGAAAACTTAATTCCAATATTGGTACTATTATTCGATTGGTCATATAAATGCATTGGCCTACTAAATCTACTTGGTGATCAATTGGTTGACCCTTTAACTTTAATTGCTCAAAGGTACTTTCTgataatattatcatattattctATGGCTTAGTTTATAGTATGATGAGACAATATTAATATCatcaaacaatattttaaaatgaataatttattaacatattttaaatacAATATCTACTTGTTATTTGTAATGTTGTTAGGTCAATTTTCCACACAAGTTGTCCCAAGCTACATGCACACAAAAAAtacgaaataaaaaataaatatatttgttgaaaTATTTTTGGCCATGCATGGGCAGTCGTCATGCATGCAAATTTCCAAAGGGTTTTTTAATTGTGTGTCTAAAAAGTCATTTTCAATGAGTTAGGCACCATGGTGTACTTCACTGGTCAATATTTGCTGCTCTTTTTGCATCTTCCTACGTCATGTGGAAAATTCACTTACATTGCCTACTGTTTTACGAACCCAAGATGGAAAATTTCAATACGATTTGAACTTTTTAAGTTAGAATTTTGAGTTTTATTTACGAAAATCGAGAAATTAATTTAAGAATAATAAAGTAATTAATAGTTCAACGATTTATACGTcattaaatagtaaaaaaaatcaatagttTAAGGATAATTGAATTAATATCATTAAAGTAGAGGATTAATTATGTAGTTTTCATAAAGTAGACATGATTAGACTGAAGTTTTACCATATAGGACAAACTAAATCAACTTTTTTCTTAATAATTTGGTCTAATTATGGTTTAGTCCTTTAATTATATTGGTATTTGGGATTTGATGTTGCactttattttggtatgatttggccatgttttttataatattattggtAAGTCTAAATTAATAACATTGTTAATTGTTTTCATCAAATTGATTATGTGAATTTTTTAATTGTTACTTGATTACATTGCCAATGGTACATAGAAACAGGGGTGAAGTCAGATATTTTTTAAGGAGATCAGAATTAAATTGTGATTACATAGAAACAGGGGTGAAGTCAGATATTTTTTAAGGGGATCAGAATTAAATTGTGATTTTTAcgattgtaaaaatataatttcactattttaatacctatatctttataatttttaaaggactaaattaaatttttattaattttaagggGGAAAAATGTTATTTTACCTTCAAAagcatagaaaattttctattttagaagGGGCTAG encodes:
- the LOC107944478 gene encoding protein JINGUBANG, whose translation is MLRFHCLPSFFILLHLGVTLFYGLPFRWIIYLGFVTSLFCMESIRVKKRGAFNVLFEETGSVVSRKLAKIKCSIAGIEEVKDSKGSSPTTSCDDNGGGSRLTNCNDCSSLGSSSGNSTPSSYVNSPWSMTALVVYDSSIDDESICSKEMIGSLVREEGHVYSLAVIGDLLYTGSDSKNIRVWMKQKEFSWFKSRGGLVKAIVVVGNKIFTGHRDGKIRVWKVSSKMDNNGVHKRVGSLPKIRDYIKAAIQPRRYFETEPCRRDVWLRHTDAVSCLSFNEDKTLLYSASWDKTFKVWRVSDWKCLESVQAHDDAVNSIVVGCDGLVFTGSADGTVKVWRRELEGKGTRHLLSQTLLKQDCATTALAVSPDSKFVYCGSSDGLVNYWECENHFSHGGAFRGHKLAVLCLVTAGNLVISGSADKSISIWKRTAGNEHRWLSTLKGHKGPIKCLAIEKDQESTENEWILYSGSLDKSVKIWRVSEEEQSIQSSNEIDSSDDKRTPTSSSSST
- the LOC107944477 gene encoding uncharacterized protein, with translation MSEREEDYDSDAPEEFSNQQGIKQDENIRKIQKENKARVRREGKERRRLWAQRKTPRQSTKVEKVQEDVETDEESQAKKGMLPTNIVEMLASREKQVFLSDSEDEKAEVNPIPRKKKKKNSGVEPVILNDMPPPQCLQSSLEFLKKRKMQVPRSSLVLKNSNQVLRLSCAISTSGLRESCKRL